DNA sequence from the Tissierella sp. MB52-C2 genome:
TTGCAGGTAAACTGGGCTTTACGCTTACAACAACTTATAGCAATGGTCAAGAAAAAGTTAAATTATATTTAAAAGATCTACAAAATTCTATAGGAGTTAAGAACTTAAATAATTATGTATTTTCTAGGGCTACGGACTCAATTGATGAATTTATAGAGACTAATACTAAAATTTTTTTTAAAGAAATAGAACTGAACTATGGATATACAGATAGATACTTAGAAAAAAAATTTAACCAATTTAAATATATGTATGGTCAAATAGATAGAAAAAATTTGTCTATAAATGAGATAAATATCTATGAATGGGAATATTGGAATCAAAAATGGATTAAAGAATGTAGATCTTTCCAAGAATTTGCTGTAAAAAACAAATAGGTTAAATAGTAAATTATGCGAATTAAACAGGAGGCAATGAAATATGAAATATAATTGGAATTACGTAAGTCTATCTGATGATATAAAGAGAAAGATAGAAAAGTTTATTAGAAATATATACTCATATATAGAGAATGAATATAACCAAGAAGTTTTAAATCCTATTTATTATAGGGATGTAATCTTGTTAATTTCAGAAGGATTTCCCATATTAAAAGATAAAGAAAAATGGGAAAAAATTGGTTATGATATATGTAAAGCGATAAAACAAGATTTAGAAAATTATGGTGTTATGGAAAATGATATTGGGATGATTGAAAGTTTTGGATACACATGTTTTGTAGTATCCCAATACAGCAAAAAAACAGGAAACCTAACAATGTTTTCTAATGGCTTAAATAAACTATTCCTTGATTTTCTGGTAGATAAGGCAGAAGTATTTAAAGCGGATTCCAAAGTTACAATGAGAAGATATGATGTTATTTCTGGACTTTCAGGAAGTCTTTATTATCTTTTGGATTTCTCTTGGAATGAAGATGAAATAAAAAAAATAGGGGGTGTTATTTCTTATTTAGTTAGTCTAACTAAACTTTATAATTATAAAGGGAATTCTGTGATGAAGTTTCATATAACTAGAGACAATCAATTTAGAGATGATGAGAAAGAAAGATTTACTAATGGAAACTTTAATTTTGGAATCTCTCATGGAATAATGGGCCCTCTTGTTGCGTTGTCTAAGGCATTTAGTCTTGGATATAAGGTAGA
Encoded proteins:
- a CDS encoding flavodoxin family protein, which encodes MEMKKIVSIVGSNNKNSVTNLVMFELLNNIKSQNESYEYEIICLSDYNIKYCEGCEVCFKQGFCPIDKKDDFAIIRKKLKEANIIFFASPVYVHNVSGIMKTFFDRFAVSCHLLNFAGKLGFTLTTTYSNGQEKVKLYLKDLQNSIGVKNLNNYVFSRATDSIDEFIETNTKIFFKEIELNYGYTDRYLEKKFNQFKYMYGQIDRKNLSINEINIYEWEYWNQKWIKECRSFQEFAVKNK
- a CDS encoding lanthionine synthetase LanC family protein; this translates as MKYNWNYVSLSDDIKRKIEKFIRNIYSYIENEYNQEVLNPIYYRDVILLISEGFPILKDKEKWEKIGYDICKAIKQDLENYGVMENDIGMIESFGYTCFVVSQYSKKTGNLTMFSNGLNKLFLDFLVDKAEVFKADSKVTMRRYDVISGLSGSLYYLLDFSWNEDEIKKIGGVISYLVSLTKLYNYKGNSVMKFHITRDNQFRDDEKERFTNGNFNFGISHGIMGPLVALSKAFSLGYKVDGLKESIVELAELYERFKVYKDNISLWPSQLSFEQYLIGKCEEEHCHLASSWCYGNISIARGLQKVSKNMGWAEKEKLYKNDLINIINQPSQNYNLYSPALCHGYSSILAIRTSSYIGDRDYRYIDNIEENINIILRRFEENNKYIEENKEVLKNKDNYIEGYIEDLSLLSGSLGIALVLLSVILEDIGYSKLLLID